Proteins encoded within one genomic window of Mya arenaria isolate MELC-2E11 chromosome 13, ASM2691426v1:
- the LOC128215071 gene encoding mucin-17-like — MTIPSNFYEPVSIPVLGGDTSKPVFIFELGGDTSIRVSIHVLGGNTSKLVPILLMSGNTSMPVSIPGLGGENSKLVSISELGGDTSKLVSISELGGDTSKPVFILELGGNTSKPVSIPGLGGSTNKPVFILELGGDASKPVSIPGLGGYTSIPVSIPGLGGYTSIPVSIPVLDGDPSKPVLILELGGDTSKPVSIPGLGDYTSIPVSIHELGSDTRMQVSFPGLGGYTSKPVSILEQGGDTSIPVSIPVVSGDSSKSVSIHELGGDTCMQVSFHGLDGYTSKPVSIPVVGGYTSKPVSIPVVGGDTSKPVSIHVLGGDSSKPLSIPVLGGYTSKPVSIPVVGGDTSKPVSNPELGGDTSIPLGAVTSKPVFIRGFGRDTSKPVSYPELGGETSKLVFIPVLGGDTSKPVSIHELGGDTSKPVSIPGLGGENSKPVSITGLGGDTRKPASNPELGGDTSKPVSIPGLGGENSKPVSIPGLGGDTRKPASIPGQGGDSNKPVSISELYCDTSKPVSIPGLGGDTSKPVSIPGLGGDTSKPVCIPGLGGDTSIPVSILELGGDASKPVSIHVLGGNTSMPVSIPGLGGDTSIPVSILELGGDASKPVSIHVLGGNTSKPVSIHVLGGNTSKPVSLPLISGNTSMPVSIPGLGGYMNKPVSILELGGDASMPVSILELGGDTSKPVSILELGGDTSKPVSIRGLGGYNSKPVSIHVLDGDTSKPVSIHVLDGNTSKPVSIPGLGGDTSKPVSIPGLGGYTNKPVFILELGGDASKPVSIPGLGGDTSKPVSIHVLGGDTSKPVSILVLGGDTRKPVSIHVLGGDTSKPVSIHVLGGDTSKPVSIPRLGGETSIPVSIPGLGGYTNKPVFILELGGDASKPVSIPGLGGDTSKPVPIPGLGGYTNKPVFILELGGDASKPVSIHVLSGNTSMPVSIPGLGGYTNKPVFILELGGDASKPVSILELGGDTSKPVSIHVLGGNTSIPVPILLMSGKTRIPVSIPGLGGDTSKPVSILLMSGNTRIPVSIPGLGGDTSIPVPILLMSGNTRIPVSIPGLCGDTSKPVSIPGLGGDTSKLVFIPVLGGDTRKPVSIHELGGDTSKSVSILGLGGENSKSVSIPGLGGDTRKPASIPGLSGDSNKPVSISELCCDTSKPVSIAGLGGKNSKPVSIPGLGGDTRKPASIPVVGGDSNKLVSISELCCDTSKPVYIP; from the exons ATGACAAT ACCATCCAATTTTTATGAGCCGGTGTCCATCCCCGTGCTGGGCGGTGACACGAGCAAGCCGGTCTTCATCTTTGAACTGGGCGGTGACACCAGCATACGGGTCTCCATCCACGTGCTGGGCGGTAACACCAGCAAGCTGGTTCCCATCCTCTTGATGAGTGGTAACACCAGCATGCCGGTCTCCATCCCCGGGCTGGGCGGTGAAAACAGCAAGCTGGTTTCCATCTCCGAGCTGGGCGGTGACACCAGCAAGCTGGTTTCCATCTCCGAGCTGGGCGGTGACACGAGCAAGCCGGTCTTCATCCTCGAGCTGGGCGGTAACACCAGCAAGCCGGTGTCCATCCCCGGGCTGGGCGGTTCCACGAACAAGCCGGTCTTCATCCTCGAGCTGGGCGGTGACGCCAGCAAGCCGGTCTCCATCCCCGGGCTGGGTGGTTACACCAGCATACCGGTTTCCATCCCCGGGCTGGGCGGTTACACCAGCATACCGGTTTCTATCCCCGTGCTGGACGGTGACCCGAGCAAGCCGGTCTTAATCCTCGAGCTGGGCGGTGACACCAGCAAGCCGGTCTCAATTCCGGGGCTGGGCGATTACACCAGCATACCGGTCTCCATCCACGAGCTGGGCAGTGACACCCGCATGCAGGTCTCCTTCCCCGGACTTGGCGGTTACACAAGCAAGCCGGTCTCCATCCTCGAGCAAGGCGGTGACACTAGCATACCGGTCTCCATCCCCGTGGTTAGCGGAGACTCCAGCAAGTCGGTCTCCATCCACGAGCTGGGCGGTGACACCTGCATGCAGGTCTCCTTCCATGGACTTGACGGTTACACAAGCAAGCCGGTCTCCATCCCCGTGGTGGGCGGTTACACAAGCAAGCCGGTGTCCATCCCCGTGGTGGGTGGTGACACCAGCAAGCCGGTCTCCATCCACGTGCTGGGCGGTGACTCCAGCAAGCCGCTCTCCATCCCCGTGTTGGGCGGTTACACAAGCAAGCCGGTCTCCATCCCCGTGGTGGGCGGTGACACCAGCAAGCCGGTCTCCAACCCCGAGCTGGGCGGTGACACCAGCATACCG CTGGGCGCTGTCACCAGCAAGCCGGTCTTCATCCGCGGGTTTGGTCGTGACACCAGCAAGCCAGTCTCTTACCCTGAGCTGGGCGGTGAGACCAGCAAGCTCGTGTTCATCCCCGTGCTGGGCGGTGACACCAGCAAGCCAGTCTCCATCCACGAGCTGGGCGGTGACACCAGCAAGCCGGTCTCCATCCCCGGGCTGGGCGGTGAAAACAGCAAGCCGGTCTCCATCACCGGGCTGGGTGGTGACACCCGCAAGCCGGCCTCCAACCCCGAGCTTGGCGGTGACACCAGCAAGCCGGTCTCCATCCCCGGGCTGGGCGGTGAAAACAGCAAGCCGGTCTCCATCCCCGGGCTGGGTGGTGACACCCGCAAGCCGGCCTCCATCCCCGGGCAGGGCGGTGACAGCAACAAGCCGGTCTCTATCTCCGAGCTGTACTGTGACACCAGCAAGCCGGTCTCCATCCCCGGGCTGGGCGGTGACACCAGCAAGCCGGTCTCCATCCCCGGGCTGGGCGGTGACACCAGCAAGCCGGTTTGCATCCCCGGGCTGGGCGGTGACACCAGCATACCGGTCTCCATCCTAGAGCTGGGCGGTGACGCTAGCAAACCGGTCTCCATCCACGTGCTGGGCGGTAACACCAGCATGCCGGTCTCCATCCCCGGGCTGGGCGGTGACACCAGCATACCGGTCTCTATCCTAGAGCTGGGCGGTGACGCTAGCAAGCCGGTCTCCATCCACGTGCTGGGTGGTAACACGAGCAAGCCGGTCTCCATCCACGTGTTGGGCGGTAACACCAGCAAGCCGGTCTCACTCCCCTTGATTAGCGGTAACACCAGCATGCCAGTCTCCATCCCCGGGCTGGGCGGTTACATGAACAAGCCGGTCTCCATCCTCGAGCTGGGCGGTGACGCCAGCATGCCGGTCTCCATCCTCGAGCTGGGCGGTGACACCAGCAAGCCGGTCTCCATCCTCGAGCTGGGCGGTGACACCAGCAAGCCGGTCTCCATCCGCGGGCTGGGAGGTTACAACAGCAAGCCGGTCTCCATCCACGTGCTGGACGGTGACACCAGCAAGCCGGTCTCCATCCACGTGCTGGACGGTAACACCAGCAAGCCGGTCTCCATCCCCGGGCTGGGCGGTGACACCAGCAAGCCGGTCTCCATCCCCGGGCTGGGCGGTTACACGAACAAGCCGGTCTTCATCCTCGAGCTGGGCGGTGACGCCAGCAAGCCGGTCTCCATCCCCGGGCTGGGCGGTGACACCAGCAAGCCGGTCTCCATCCACGTGCTGGGCGGTGACACCAGCAAGCCGGTCTCCATCCTCGTGCTGGGCGGTGACACCCGCAAGCCGGTCTCCATCCACGTGCTGGGCGGTGACACCAGCAAGCCGGTCTCCATCCACGTGCTGGGCGGTGACACCAGCAAGCCGGTCTCCATCCCCAGGCTGGGCGGTGAGACCAGCATACCGGTCTCCATCCCCGGGCTGGGCGGTTACACGAACAAGCCGGTCTTCATCCTCGAGCTGGGCGGTGACGCCAGCAAGCCAGTCTCTATCCCCGGGCTGGGCGGTGACACCAGCAAGCCGGTCCCCATCCCCGGGCTGGGCGGTTACACGAACAAGCCGGTCTTCATCCTCGAGCTGGGCGGTGACGCCAGCAAGCCGGTCTCCATCCACGTGCTGAGCGGTAACACCAGCATGCCAGTCTCCATTCCCGGGCTTGGCGGTTACACGAACAAGCCGGTCTTCATCCTCGAGCTGGGCGGTGACGCCAGCAAGCCGGTCTCCATCCTCGAGCTGGGCGGTGACACCAGCAAGCCGGTCTCCATCCACGTGCTGGGCGGTAACACCAGCATTCCGGTCCCCATCCTCTTGATGAGCGGTAAAACCAGAATTCCGGTCTCCATCCCCGGGCTGGGCGGTGACACCAGCAAGCCGGTCTCCATCCTCTTGATGAGCGGTAATACCAGAATTCCGGTCTCCATCCCCGGGCTGGGCGGTGACACCAGCATTCCGGTCCCCATCCTCTTGATGAGCGGTAATACCAGAATTCCGGTCTCCATCCCCGGGCTTTGCGGTGACACCAGCAAGCCGGTCTCCATCCCCGGACTAGGCGGTGACACCAGCAAGCTCGTGTTCATCCCCGTGCTGGGCGGTGACACCAGAAAGCCGGTCTCCATCCACGAGCTGGGCGGTGACACCAGCAAGTCGGTCTCCATTCTCGGGCTGGGCGGTGAAAACAGCAAGTCGGTCTCCATCCCCGGGCTGGGTGGTGACACCCGCAAGCCGGCCTCCATCCCCGGGCTGAGCGGTGACAGCAACAAGCCGGTCTCTATCTCCGAGCTGTGCTGTGACACCAGCAAGCCGGTCTCCATCGCCGGGCTGGGCGGTAAAAACAGCAAGCCGGTCTCCATCCCCGGGCTGGGTGGTGACACCCGCAAGCCGGCCTCCATCCCCGTGGTGGGCGGTGACAGCAACAAGCTGGTCTCTATCTCCGAGCTGTGCTGTGACACCAGCAAGCCGGTCTACATTCCCTAG
- the LOC128215070 gene encoding immunoglobulin superfamily DCC subclass member 4-like codes for MMMIFFLGLVVLAFTDVRGLTVTQAPVNTAVLEGRNATIACTVTGKAATESVQWKFKANGTTTFNPVTFDNNILGSTSKYAIHNPYSLTIINAATSDYGVYRCTAGSTDYDATLTVASKFDFTFIPKLNSSINYLPTAVNIVWSGQPHAGSTVNLTCTATNGRPTPDLRWVINGMEQTSSAVLETNSVTANGYGNSVSNLPLALTTEMDGHQAICYVAYDGWNDAMNATLTLDVNGGVSMRMRLSGIALAVIVAISVVV; via the exons atgatgatgatcttCTTCTTGGGACTTGTGGTGTTGGCGTTCACTG ATGTACGAGGGTTGACGGTGACGCAAGCTCCGGTGAACACGGCGGTTCTGGAGGGTCGGAACGCCACCATCGCGTGCACGGTCACCGGAAAGGCGGCCACCGAGAGCGTGCAGTGGAAGTTT AAAGCAAACGGGACGACGACATTCAACCCAGTGACATTTGATAACAACATCCTGGGATCCACGAGCAAGTACGCCATACATAACCCCTACAGCCTCACCATCATCAACGCCGCCACCTCTGACTATGGTGTCTACCGCTGCACCGCCGGAAGTACCGACTATGACGCTACACTGACTGTCGCTAGTAAGTTTGATTTCACTTTTATTCC GAAGCTAAATAGTTCTATCAATt ACCTACCGACCGCAGTAAATATCGTTTGGTCGGGACAGCCTCACGCCGGAAGTACCGTGAACCTCACGTGCACGGCGACCAACGGCCGCCCCACCCCTGACCTCCGCTGGGTCATTAACGGGATGGAGCAGACATCCAGCGCTGTCCTCGAAACAAACTCCGTCACAGCTAATG GTTACGGAAACAGCGTCAGCAACCTTCCCCTGGCGTTAACGACAGAGATGGACGGGCATCAGGCCATATGTTACGTCGCTTACGACGGCTGGAATGACGCGATGAATGCAACACTTACCCTTGACGTCA ACGGTGGTGTCAGTATGCGCATGCGCTTGTCCGGAATAGCACTTGCAGTGATCGTCGCCATTTCTGTGGTGGTGTAA
- the LOC128214883 gene encoding uncharacterized protein LOC128214883, with product MSGEAFIGERHNLTCHASSSFPPPEVTWLVNGVDMTTVAITESTLPTVDGYGEVWSYLTLDLDKSMNGRLAECVLSYRGWDNAVRATFTIQTLYRGGYANSGTVFDNPGAILFPGASSLTSGTESSFSGQGYGANRTATGSRGMFLIRFLKQSATENINWELQQFQP from the exons ATGTCGGGTGAGGCATTCATAGGGGAGCGACACAACCTCACGTGCCACGCATCCAGTAGCTTTCCTCCACCGGAAGTCACGTGGCTCGTCAACGGTGTGGACATGACAACAGTCGCAATCACTGAGAGTACCTTACCCACAGTCGACG GATACGGAGAGGTGTGGAGTTACCTAACCCTGGATTTGGACAAGTCCATGAACGGACGGCTTGCGGAGTGCGTCCTCTCATACCGGGGCTGGGATAACGCCGTGAGAGCCACGTTCACCATACAGACAC TGTATCGAGGTGGCTACGCGAATTCTGGGACCGTTTTCGACAATCCTGGCGCTATCTTGTTCCCCGGAGCTTCCAGCCTCACTTCCGGTACAGAATCGTCTTTTTCCG gtcaaggttacggTGCCAACCGCACGGCTACGGGGTCACGTGGAATGTTCCTTATTCGGTTCCTGAAGCAGTCAGCCACAGAAAACATCAACTGGGAGCTCCAGCAGTTCCAACCATAG
- the LOC128215069 gene encoding uncharacterized protein LOC128215069: MAGTVLFLIAAALAAACGAVRVILPPTDMARVVGSNVTLACVVSDRQPLESVQWKHQPVNSDAINALTFNENVLSSHAKYSVVWTYNLTVANLTHADTGLYRCTAGGRDHDAILTVVGMVGSL, encoded by the exons ATGGCTGGGACCGTTTTGTTCCTGATTGCAGCTGCTCTCGCGGCAG CGTGTGGCGCGGTACGTGTGATCCTGCCGCCGACAGACATGGCGCGTGTTGTCGGTTCAAACGTCACGTTAGCGTGCGTTGTCTCTGACCGACAGCCGTTAGAGAGCGTCCAATGGAAACAC CAACCGGTTAACAGTGACGCAATCAACGCCTTAACTTTTAACGAGAACGTGTTGTCGAGTCATGCGAAATACAGTGTAGTGTGGACGTACAATCTGACGGTGGCCAACCTGACACACGCGGACACCGGACTCTACCGCTGCACTGCCGGCGGCCGCGACCACGACGCCATCCTAACTGTAGTTGGTATGGTTGGCTCCTTGTAA